The stretch of DNA ACATGGACAGAAGGAAAGGCAACAAAGACAAAATTGCAATGGTGGTAAAGAGAGAAGTAACCGGAGTAAGAATTCAAGTCTAAAGCCTGTATGCCCTCTATCTGTAAAAGTGAAGAGAGAGGACTCCGAGTGCAGAACTGATGGTGAGGACACTACACTTCAAAATAAACGAGGAGAAGAGGACACAGATAGTGCCAGTGACCTGTCTGATTCTGAAAGATGTTCAGTGCTTCCGCCTCACATCGCTCCTCCTGACCTCAACTTACGTGCAGAGGTCATAGATCCATCAGACTTTCATCCCCTGCGACCGGCTTGTCGAGGACTCAACAATTCCAGTGGCAGCTATCCAGACTTCTTACCACCTCCTTTCAATTCTTGGAGTATGAAGCAGCTAGCTGTGTACTTGAACACAGATGGCAAAGGCATTCCTCGCCTTAAACCCATAGGGCACCTGGAGAGATACCTGGACCGCCTATTACAAATGGAATGGCACCAGATTCAGACTGTCCAAGAGGACAGCAGAAAATCCAATGCCCCAATATCAAATGTTCGGCATGGACCTCATACATATTCTCTTTCCAGCCTCAGCTCTCCTAAATGTATCCTCCAGTGCCAGCGCGCCTTTCCTTTGGCATTACTGTCCTCTTTGGCCTATGCTCCCTCTCTCCAGCTTCCAAGTTGTACCTGTCCACATTGCCAGAATCTATACCCCATTTTGAACGGAACATGCCGCTATTATGCCTACCACCACCACACACGGTTAAGTCAATTTCTAGAGAAGAGGGGCCAGGCCTCAGGTTTTCCTAAAAGGAGCAGCAGTGAGAGCAGAGCTCATCAGTTTGAAGCAAAACACGGATCTCGTGAGCACAGACTAAGTGACCCTCTGAGTGATAGTAGCCACCTGAGGCGCATGCAGGCGATCGGTAACATTCGCAATCCTGTTGGTTCCACATACAATCCTGACCACGTTTCTAGTACAGCGATTACAGCCAGTACTGCCAGTCTTGGTGATGTAAAAAAGAGAAGGCCAGGGCAGAGGAGTCATTCCTGTGTGGGTATAAGGGAGGTTGGCTATAGGGCAAGAGGACGGAGTGAGCAAAGGAAGAATTCTGTTAAAACAGAACAGGACTCAAAATTATCTGGTGCTGCAAGTTCCAGTGGTTTACATAACTCAAAAGATTCTGTGACTTGTCGGCTGAACAGGAGGCAGAAGCGTGTtcaatttattacaaaataacagAAGGACTACAGTGAAATACAGTTGCctgaaaagtatttggacacttaatccATGCATAGAATGTCCTTGCATTAGAAGCACCTACAAAGAATGTATGCTGGCTATAACTTTTTTAACCAGATGGCCTTaaggtcatttttagtggatgtattagGTCAGTTCGCCTCAAATTTACACAGGTGTTCTAGCAGAGGATCCACaagacatgttccactaatgtccaatttttcatatttaattttgaacagtatatcaaCAAACTTTGAGAAAAGTGTGCTCGTGCTAGTAGAATAAATGCCACTTGGGTTTTATATTTTATCTGATGCATTGATATTCATACAATTTGAAGTGTTGCTTatttgtccaaatactttttggggtcatTGTATGCATGTTTACTCTTCACTTCTTATTATGCAGAATATGTTGTCTGTTTATGACTGCATAGTTTTAACCCAATTtaaatttagatttaaaaaacaGTCTAAGCATGCTTtcatttttcccatgtttattttTACGTATTTCTTTCCCAGATTGTTTCTTACATGAATGCACACGGTCAATAATGTTTCTCTCTCATAAGTATATACTAGTAtagtatatacatatgtatattacTTGTGCCACATTTATAAAAGGAAGATAAATAATATGATTTATGCAGCCTTAAATATGTATTtccaataaatgttttaaacaattcCATTATTCCTTCACTGTAATTTAAAATggcaatatctttttttttattttctctaaagTGATTTTACTAAGGTTCTATTGTCAgcaggtgtttttaatgtgttttagattaataaataaacaattgttGTTCCTGTAATATTTGTTCTCTAGGGGAGACCAGGTTAGTTGCCACAAGGGCTATATCTTAGTAACTGGTTTGACTCAAATGTTTAATTGCACAAAttgttgggtaaacaagtgaacatacTGTAATAAAACTAAACTGGCATAAGTAAAGGTCAACTACATGTTGGTCGATTTTATTTGAAAGGTTTAACTGAGTTCTCAGGACAAATATCAGGTTCAGGCCAGTTGCcgcatgtattttaaaagttataaatgtattctgttcaatttattaaatatctattggccaaaacaatggtgATCCGAAAGTTCTTGAGCCGGGTGTGATCACTGTCCTTTtatgcatatcgcggtgccggtttgtggtccgttctgcgtgACGCGGTGGCGCATTTGAGCTTATTGcagcccattcggcatgtttctcggccgacccaccggcctgctcagttctcccgatggacagtaCGCCCCTGAACGgcaccaaagtgcatcggcccacctgGAAAATTCCTGGTATGCCAAATTGCCAATCTAGCCCTGAAAACGGCACATTCAGCAACATGGAAAAGCAGATCAAGATGGGTTCTGAACTCGTGACTACATTCgtacagctagtaaaaacatgcatcaaacatccacacaAAACCAgccttgatttttttaaatatgcagccAATACATTTTTTGCACATATACCTTCTTTTGTATGTCACTGGAAATAAATTGATAACTATAAATTCTTGTGTACATTTGTGATCTATAAATTCTGTAGAATTGACTGAATTTCTGTCTGTAGAATTTGCTTTTGGTACTGCATGTCACAGTCAGTAGGCTAGTGAATTTTTTTTGGCCACCCCAATAAAATCATTGGGTCTTACCTGGCCACCCTTGAAAAAGGTTCTGGCTACGCCCCTGCGCTTCAGTCCCAGATGCCGCTTTCATCGGCTGCCTACAGAAGGATTGACTTAGaaacatctgtttgaaaaagtgtgctcttttcactttattggcaagaagtcaACAGCGGAGATTAATTATATTATCCACCGTTACGGTCCGGCTATGATATACTTCCAGAAACACAGCGCAATGAATGACATTTCTGAATGcttcacataatttgaaatggcATTATTACTTTGAGTATAAAAAGGAACAGTGTTTTCCTGAACTCTCCGTAAGTGAtgatgttttcaactgttttgctaaatggataaattataattattagacGAGACATGCACACTAATGCTGTTTTATTACGTTTGAAATTAATTGCATTACGATTTTCCTCTTTCCTGCATTTGTTCTGCCTGCTattcactttcttttgagtgtcAGAATGTGCATGTCTTCTCTAAGGGAAACGttgatttggaaaacagtgtggaAATTAATTCagtataatttaaatgtatttgtacagtGCTTTTAATAATTCATAACGTTTTATATTTCCTTTAGAGAGAACACTGAACTTTTATGTAGCCTACAATGTGaatgtatgtccaaataaatatgttttacttttttttgtatCGCATGCAGTTCTTTTTGTAGTAGCTACAGTTTATTGTGAGACTGCTACGACATCGATATTTCCTACACAAGAACACTTAAATTTAATCTGGATCAGctgttcagtcaacactaaaacatttaatgGTTATAGCATTTAGATTCGGATATGTGTGTTAACTAACAATTATAACGCTAGATTGAGCTTAGCTACTACAGTCATCtcccaaaaataattttattttatccgAAAAACGGCAGTCCTGTAATACACAAGCTGTCCAGACCTCTCTTCTACAGTAAGTAGGCTAcaaacaaactcttcaggttctgacCAGACTCAGTATATGCTTTATGATAAAcataattatctacagttctcaaaaccTGTCCACGTTACAGCTGTGAAGGCGCTAATAGGCTACATTTTCAGGTTAGTCTTGCACAGGTTCTTCCATTGATGGATACAGATTCAACAAAATACCTAAAATGCTCCTATTTGCGATATTTGGCCATCATCCTCAAACCCATAATCATTAACAGATAGGTGGGGAAGAACAATATCGCCTCGTTATAATTCTGAGATCAGTTGTTCTCAAGCTTCAgtcatttttaatgctgcattaGTGCAAAACATAACAATTGTTTACGCTTATAGTCGCCAGTAAAGCGTCATGTGATTCAGGAATATTGTTGATAGCAAACATTTGGGAAGGGATCATTTTAAACAGCTTCGCGATTTGGATTGTAATATAACATTGGATCTTCTGACGTTATCATTTCATTGTGTCCCGCACACGGCCGCTAGATGGCAGTGCAGTACTATCTAACGCGCGTTATTGTTTTCCCCCATAGACATATCTATGGTTTCCTCCCTCCCCTATTCGAGACACCCctcgctgcagcctgtagcacgatgacgtagctggatggtccaatacgtactggatagttaatttacaacattttaaatcacatgattttaaacctaactttaaaccagaagtatattttttatttcagtttctgCAGGACATGTacgtacattaaaaataaaacaaaaaaacaacaactgattttAAGTTTAATATACAAACTGATCACAGCAGTCAGATCAAGCGCTTGTCATTAAAGtgaccatttatatttataaatagttgtCCTTTGGGCTATAGTGATTGCCGTCACTGATGAAGCAGTCTGCTGAGCAGTAACCTTCAAAGTCTTTGGTCGAGTAAAAGGCACGAAGGATTCCTTTCCTTCCATCTCCAACATAGCCTGGCGGGAAGTCTTTAAATAAGTCCCCACAACAAAGCGTAACagcgtttttaatttttttttattaagattcaaacaaacaaagtgaatgtacagtcaaaactacaataatacatataaagagaaaaacaaaacagccaggggggaaggctaaacatcatgtaaatatattgaagtaCTCACATATAGAAACAGTTTTAATCAGTGCTCGAACTGAGTcaagtcttatatatatatataattattcttttaaattacTTACTAAAGTAATACTGGATTTAGAGGGCAGCAGACCCAAAACAGCAACTATGGCAAATATACCAGGGCACTACATATAAGGCTCTTGAAGACCCGTAAAAGCAAGTAacttcaaaatacattgaaatgtctcaaaaacagtAGAAAATAATCAGATGGCTTCCAGACTCACTGGATGGTATCACTGTCAGATTCAACAGTGGCACAGGAACAATTATTTCATAATGTCTCTGAAAGCAGTGATAAAAGAGCAGTGAGTAACTTCAAAAGGATATCTATCTTCACaacttttttattacttaaacaTTAGCAAAAGAATGGAAAAATACTATCAGGCTGTAATGATGTAGATAGGTATGAACCCAGGTGCGGGAACTTTACTCAAAGAGTACAGGACAACTGGGCAAACAGGATACAGTCTTTGGAATAGTTTATAAGTTTAACATAGGCATGTCCAGGAGATTCTCAAAAGTCAACTCAGGATTCATCCATAACAAACATCAAAGTAATTTCAGGAACCAGTGGATGAAGACATAAACCAAAACTCAGGACCGGTAAGTATTTACTGGTAAGCATCCAATTTCTTCAGAAGCAGGGATAACAAAAATCTCAAATGAGAAATGACCTCTTCAACAGAAAGTATATATAAACTCAGTTTCTTTTCCCACAACTGAAATGGAGAACTGAACATAACTAAATATAATGTGTTACAGAAAACACGTATCAAGTCATATCTGAGACACAAATAACATCCAGGAAAACACAAGACGAAGAGTCCTTCCATGAGTGCACAGAGAGTAAGTATTTATAACATTCAAGCCAGACAAAGACTGATTGTCACTGCagtattttttaaagtacacCAAATGCTTTACAAACAAGCATCAGGAGTGGTTTTTTAATGCTCTGGGAAGCCCAAGCAAGCAAACAAGGTAGATGGCAGAGCAAAGAGTTCACATGTGACAGGCAATGTTGGTGAAAGAAAAAATGTTAATCTAGAACAGACCACAGTGGTCTGTCTGGTTTTGTCTGTGCTTGCCTTCCTGTTTTGGTTGCAGTTGATAGCCGATGGCCGTCTTTCAACCAAGAGAGCACAAACGATTTTGGGTCAAACTGCTCCACTGGAGGGCCATTGACGTCTAGAAACAGGACAGAAGAAAGGATTTTGGCCCTCAGGCAATTTCTCCTCTTGTTAGCGGTATCACTCATGGCTGAAAATCCGCGTTCACATTCAGCTGAGGTGGCCAGGTAGGTTTTGCTAGCTGTAATCAGCCTCTTGATCGTCTTCCCAGGACTGTTACCTTCAAGTTTCCACAACCTATACTCTTCAACAGCAGCTCTGGTGGTTACTCCTAGATGCTTAGCAAGGTCATGAATTTTCTTTTCACCATACAGGACAAAGGAATTACGGTCTTTGGGCCAACAGGATGGTTCGAGTGGAGTCAGAAGCTCAGTAAGGTCTGAGTCAGGGAGACGTACAGAGAGATTATCAATGACGGCCTGTAGGAACTGCCCCTTGTTGATATTCTCCTTGGTGGCTTCTAGTGTGATGCCTTTGAACATGCATGCTGTTATCCTCCCTTCTGCCTTTGCGAGTGACTTTCCTGGTGTTGTTTTCATGGCCTCCAGGACCTCCATAGTCAAAAGAGTCCACCGACTGGCATCAGTGAGAGATGTGTTTCGATTCTGCAGTTTCAGAGAGAGGCTTTGTAACTCACGCAGCACATCTTTCATCAGTGCAAGGTCTTTAACAAAACCTGTGCCGCTGAGTTTCCTTAATAGTCCACTGCATTTTCGTCGATCCAAATCAGTGCGGGAAACATCCACAGAAGCTTTCTGCATTTGTGTGGCAAGTGCTGGAAAGTCCCGCCAAACAGCTCTGACAGTGCTGAAACTGCTGGCAACCCAGCGAATGGAGAAAATCTGCCCAATCTTCAGCAGTGAGATGTTAACATGAGTGGCAGCATCATAGAGCAGTCTGGCATTTTTTGGAGATTGGTGGTAAAACGTATACAACTTTGAAATAAAGATTTCAAAGTGGTTACATCCAGTTACAGACTTGCATGCATCATGCACTGCCAACTCTAGCTTGTGTGCAAGACAATGAATCTCTTCAATGAAGGGAAGACTTTTCTCAACTTTGCAATCAGTCCACTCTCTCTTCCTGTCATGACTGATGCTCCATCTGTGGCGATGCTGATCAGGTGTgattttaaatattcatcttcCAAACCTGCTGTCAAAAGGGTTTTCTTAAGAGCTTGACAATGCTTCTGCTGTTGTTCCCTTATCTAGCTCTacaagatcaaggaaaatgttttcAATGTCATCTGCTCTCAAGTAAATTATTAAATAGCTTTTGCCAAAGTTACTGCTTTCATCAACTGTCAAACTCACAAAAGAATCATTGGACTTCAATGCAGATATCATTGACTTTTTCATTTTAGTGGCAATGTGTTCAATCATAGCGATACACGTATGATCCGATCAGTGTGAAGGGCCCATTTTTCCTCCACTGACCTCTTGCAGATCAGTCTGCTCATTTTACTGAATGCTAATCTCTCTTTTGCCATAAAGTAGGCTGTTCTTATACTGTTGGCTGTTTCTCTGACAAGCTCATCGTTAACCTTCTCTGTTAGTGTGGGGAGGATCTCTTTTTCTTTCTGGGCTTCAATTTCTAGAGCCCTCTGATGAGCCTGACTGTCCCgg from Xyrauchen texanus isolate HMW12.3.18 chromosome 39, RBS_HiC_50CHRs, whole genome shotgun sequence encodes:
- the fam217bb gene encoding protein FAM217B gives rise to the protein MPVMGTVLQENQNKLVSFDQPKTKGLGHAPRTRRLRRTRPDKMSIMEDPTYRQHNTKIKSDVSSKHGQKERQQRQNCNGGKERSNRSKNSSLKPVCPLSVKVKREDSECRTDGEDTTLQNKRGEEDTDSASDLSDSERCSVLPPHIAPPDLNLRAEVIDPSDFHPLRPACRGLNNSSGSYPDFLPPPFNSWSMKQLAVYLNTDGKGIPRLKPIGHLERYLDRLLQMEWHQIQTVQEDSRKSNAPISNVRHGPHTYSLSSLSSPKCILQCQRAFPLALLSSLAYAPSLQLPSCTCPHCQNLYPILNGTCRYYAYHHHTRLSQFLEKRGQASGFPKRSSSESRAHQFEAKHGSREHRLSDPLSDSSHLRRMQAIGNIRNPVGSTYNPDHVSSTAITASTASLGDVKKRRPGQRSHSCVGIREVGYRARGRSEQRKNSVKTEQDSKLSGAASSSGLHNSKDSVTCRLNRRQKRVQFITK